The following are from one region of the Ignavibacteriota bacterium genome:
- a CDS encoding CapA family protein, protein MKSILSFIAFIIIITLQHYLFNSVGAEKTEVSVPEDSVLTVTLCFTGDLMCHSTQFNYANVGADTFDFTGVYTEVKTFLSESDFTVGNLETVVAGKNKGYSGYPYFNAPDDFIYALKDAGFDLLITANNHALDQGWDGVKRTIEIINDNQLYQTGTFVSKEDRDSVRIFEINSITIAFLAYSENTNGLPIPKGKDFAINLIDEELMKNDIVKAREKNVDVVLVHLHFGQEYLREPDDYQKQIVNKIIEYGADIIIGGHPHVIQPVNFFKTNNAKLDSGFVAYSLGNFVSNQRWRYSDAGLILNIQISKNILSDSIYIREVNYLPTWVFKGETEKGREYVILPSQLSNDTTCNYLTKHDKKLMEEAFSDTKEIINKYSNNSKIKLLK, encoded by the coding sequence ATGAAAAGTATTCTTTCATTTATTGCGTTCATCATAATTATAACACTTCAGCATTATTTATTTAATTCTGTCGGAGCAGAGAAAACTGAAGTTAGTGTTCCAGAAGATTCGGTTCTTACTGTAACTCTCTGCTTTACCGGCGATCTTATGTGTCATTCCACTCAATTTAATTATGCAAATGTTGGTGCAGACACTTTCGATTTTACAGGTGTATATACAGAAGTAAAAACATTCTTATCAGAATCTGATTTTACAGTTGGTAATCTTGAAACTGTCGTTGCAGGAAAGAACAAAGGTTACAGCGGATATCCTTATTTCAATGCACCCGATGATTTTATTTATGCTTTGAAAGATGCGGGATTTGATTTGCTTATTACTGCAAATAATCACGCTCTTGATCAGGGATGGGATGGAGTTAAAAGAACTATTGAGATAATTAATGATAATCAGCTTTATCAGACCGGGACATTTGTTTCCAAGGAGGATAGAGATTCAGTTCGCATATTTGAAATCAATTCGATCACAATTGCATTTCTTGCTTATAGCGAAAACACAAACGGTCTTCCTATCCCAAAAGGAAAAGATTTTGCAATAAATCTGATTGATGAGGAATTAATGAAAAATGATATAGTTAAGGCAAGGGAAAAAAATGTTGATGTCGTTCTGGTTCATCTTCATTTTGGTCAGGAGTATTTGCGTGAACCGGATGATTATCAAAAACAAATTGTTAATAAAATAATCGAATACGGTGCTGATATTATAATCGGCGGTCATCCGCACGTTATTCAACCTGTTAACTTTTTTAAAACGAATAACGCTAAACTTGATTCTGGATTTGTCGCTTATTCGCTTGGAAATTTTGTTTCAAATCAACGCTGGCGATATTCTGATGCAGGATTAATTCTAAATATTCAAATTTCGAAAAACATTTTAAGCGATTCCATTTATATTCGTGAAGTTAATTATCTGCCGACGTGGGTGTTCAAAGGCGAAACTGAAAAGGGAAGGGAGTATGTGATTTTACCTTCACAGCTATCAAATGATACAACCTGTAATTATTTGACTAAACACGATAAGAAATTGATGGAAGAAGCATTCAGTGATACAAAAGAAATTATTAATAAATATTCAAATAACAGTAAAATTAAATTGTTGAAATGA
- a CDS encoding histone H1 produces the protein MDKFNQLVQFVQGLETDFHKFYEKGQSAAGTRVRKGLSDLRKLCQDVRKDVQDVKAQRKASKG, from the coding sequence ATGGATAAATTCAATCAATTGGTTCAGTTCGTACAAGGATTGGAAACCGATTTTCATAAATTTTATGAAAAAGGACAATCCGCTGCAGGAACTCGCGTAAGAAAAGGCTTAAGTGATCTACGAAAACTTTGCCAGGATGTACGTAAGGACGTGCAGGATGTAAAAGCTCAAAGAAAAGCATCTAAAGGTTAA
- a CDS encoding 4Fe-4S dicluster domain-containing protein, with protein sequence MTIKNVIFIVVFLSAFGFLSWSLRNLFLYMKVAKKKDNRFDDVGRRIGNVLKIAFGQSKLLREPVAGTVHFLIFWGFILFLFAVIEAIIQGFYSSFNLSFLGPVYSVITVIQDVFGLLVIIAVVTALLRRYVFKIPRLQVDKGASLDAIVILSLILIVVVSMLLQNMAGIAKNNFVLHEYEVRPISAVLVNVFFDNPSIGANAAYEVYWWIHVLTIFGFMNFLPYSKHLHVFTSIPNTYFANLDPVRNTIKHLNLEDENAESFGASDIEHLSWKQILDGYSCTECGRCTQACPAHTVGKSLNPKEIIVDIRRRTKDKAPLIVDGVTESELFQKTLVHDYVSDKVLWQCTTCMACVQECPVMIEHLDSIIDMRRDLVLTESKFPSELNAVFKSLETNYSPWAFNPADRAKWAEGLGVKTMAEDSNCEYLFWVGCAGSYDERYKKVSQSFSKLMQIAGVEFRILGTQEKCNGDTARRLGNEYLAQMFMMENVETLNHYKVQKIVTACPHCFHSLKNEYKQFGGHFEVYHHTELIDEMIASKKILLNGNNNSDVTYHDSCYLGRYNEVYDAPRKSLSAVEGINLIEMSRNKDKGFCCGAGGGRLFLEDDEGGRINEERTKEALATNAETIASACPFCMTMMTDGVKHFNKTEEVKVKDIAEIILENLSAEVGN encoded by the coding sequence ATGACAATTAAAAACGTAATATTCATAGTAGTCTTTCTATCAGCATTTGGATTTCTTAGCTGGAGCTTAAGAAATTTATTCCTTTATATGAAAGTTGCAAAAAAGAAGGACAACAGATTTGACGATGTTGGAAGACGAATTGGAAACGTATTAAAAATTGCATTCGGACAATCAAAACTTTTGAGAGAACCAGTTGCCGGAACAGTTCACTTTTTGATTTTCTGGGGATTTATTCTTTTCCTCTTTGCAGTAATTGAAGCAATCATCCAGGGATTTTATTCATCATTTAATCTTTCATTTTTAGGTCCGGTTTATTCTGTCATCACAGTGATTCAGGATGTTTTTGGTCTTCTGGTTATTATTGCTGTTGTTACTGCGCTTTTAAGAAGATATGTCTTTAAAATTCCGCGTCTGCAGGTTGATAAAGGTGCATCACTCGATGCAATTGTAATACTCTCACTTATTTTAATTGTAGTTGTATCAATGTTGTTACAGAATATGGCAGGAATTGCAAAAAATAATTTTGTATTGCACGAGTATGAAGTTCGTCCTATCTCTGCCGTACTCGTAAATGTATTCTTTGACAATCCTTCGATAGGAGCCAATGCTGCTTATGAAGTTTATTGGTGGATTCACGTGCTAACGATCTTTGGTTTTATGAATTTTCTACCATATTCAAAGCATCTGCATGTATTTACTTCGATACCAAATACATATTTTGCAAACCTCGATCCTGTCAGAAATACTATCAAGCATCTTAATCTTGAAGACGAAAACGCTGAATCATTTGGTGCTTCTGATATTGAGCATTTATCTTGGAAGCAAATTCTTGATGGTTATAGCTGTACAGAATGTGGAAGATGTACTCAAGCTTGTCCGGCGCATACTGTTGGCAAGTCATTAAATCCAAAAGAAATAATTGTTGATATCAGAAGAAGAACAAAAGATAAGGCACCGTTGATAGTAGATGGTGTTACCGAAAGCGAACTATTTCAAAAAACTCTTGTTCATGACTATGTTTCTGATAAAGTTTTATGGCAATGTACAACCTGTATGGCTTGCGTACAGGAATGCCCTGTAATGATCGAGCATCTTGATAGTATAATTGATATGAGAAGGGACCTGGTTTTAACTGAGTCGAAGTTTCCATCTGAATTAAACGCTGTATTCAAAAGTCTCGAGACTAATTATTCTCCGTGGGCTTTCAATCCTGCTGACAGAGCAAAATGGGCAGAAGGGCTTGGAGTCAAAACGATGGCTGAGGATTCAAATTGCGAATATCTATTTTGGGTTGGATGTGCAGGTTCTTATGATGAACGTTACAAGAAAGTTTCTCAGTCATTTTCTAAACTAATGCAGATAGCCGGAGTTGAATTCAGAATTCTTGGAACTCAGGAAAAATGCAATGGTGATACAGCAAGACGACTTGGTAATGAATATCTTGCTCAAATGTTCATGATGGAAAACGTAGAAACTTTAAATCATTACAAAGTTCAGAAAATAGTTACTGCTTGTCCGCATTGTTTTCATTCATTAAAAAATGAATACAAGCAATTTGGCGGGCACTTTGAAGTTTATCATCACACCGAATTAATTGATGAGATGATTGCTTCGAAGAAAATTTTATTGAATGGAAATAACAATTCAGATGTTACATATCACGACTCATGTTATTTAGGAAGATATAATGAAGTTTACGATGCACCAAGAAAAAGTCTTTCTGCAGTGGAAGGAATTAATTTAATTGAAATGAGTCGTAATAAGGATAAAGGATTCTGTTGTGGTGCTGGCGGCGGTAGATTATTTCTTGAGGATGATGAAGGCGGAAGAATAAATGAAGAAAGAACAAAAGAAGCACTGGCAACAAATGCTGAAACAATCGCCTCTGCGTGTCCTTTTTGTATGACAATGATGACTGATGGTGTAAAACATTTTAATAAAACAGAGGAAGTAAAAGTAAAAGATATTGCAGAAATTATTCTTGAAAACCTTTCTGCCGAGGTTGGCAATTAA
- a CDS encoding biotin transporter BioY, which translates to MKSSSQNFTISHIFSSIKESELFWILSFTILTIISAQVSIPVKPVPFTLQTMIVLLAGAFLGAKNGAYSQIIYIFLGAIGLPVFAQTADGTIGFARLIGPTGGYLLAFPIAAYLVGYMTGKNQKYLTIIIAMFIAELIVILFGTLYLSAAYLHNIVNSVKAGASIFTIWMVVKVFVAASIYFTFAEKHQRLP; encoded by the coding sequence ATGAAATCATCTTCACAAAATTTTACAATCAGCCATATATTTAGTTCAATAAAAGAATCAGAATTATTCTGGATTCTTTCATTTACAATTTTAACTATAATATCAGCGCAGGTTTCAATTCCGGTTAAACCTGTTCCGTTTACATTACAGACGATGATCGTTCTTTTAGCCGGTGCTTTTCTCGGTGCAAAGAATGGTGCTTACAGCCAAATAATCTATATTTTTCTTGGAGCAATCGGATTACCAGTATTTGCTCAAACTGCTGATGGAACAATCGGATTTGCAAGATTGATTGGTCCAACTGGTGGTTACCTTCTTGCATTCCCGATTGCAGCCTATTTAGTTGGATATATGACAGGAAAAAATCAGAAATATCTGACAATCATAATTGCAATGTTTATTGCTGAGTTAATTGTGATACTTTTTGGAACTTTATATTTATCTGCTGCATATCTTCATAACATTGTTAATTCTGTTAAGGCAGGTGCGTCAATATTTACAATTTGGATGGTAGTAAAAGTTTTTGTGGCTGCATCTATTTATTTCACATTTGCTGAAAAACATCAAAGACTGCCATAA
- a CDS encoding alpha/beta fold hydrolase yields MNKDFVLNTKKREKLRFTTYGYENLESASCLIFVHGFKGFKDWGFWPYSGNYFAERGYFVLSFNFSHNGIGNIPTEFTELDKFADNTFSLELDELNEILDAYLNNFFGSKSNKKIGIIGHSRGGGDSLIFSSRRKEINAVALWAPVANFNRYSRRQEDQWRKNGFFEVLNTRTNQLMRLNVCLLDDIEKNKDDLLNIEFAARNLNKPLLIIHGEQDLSVKIEESEQIYNWSDKNLTEFYKIKATGHTFDVTHPFEKSNPKFDSVLEKTLKFFNQRLN; encoded by the coding sequence ATGAACAAAGATTTTGTGCTAAATACAAAGAAAAGAGAAAAACTTAGATTTACTACTTATGGATACGAAAATTTAGAATCTGCATCTTGCCTTATTTTTGTTCACGGATTCAAAGGATTTAAAGATTGGGGTTTTTGGCCTTACTCAGGAAATTACTTTGCTGAAAGAGGATATTTTGTTCTTTCATTTAATTTTTCTCATAACGGAATTGGTAACATTCCAACCGAGTTTACGGAACTTGATAAATTTGCGGATAATACATTTTCTCTTGAACTCGACGAATTGAATGAAATTCTAGATGCATATTTGAATAATTTTTTCGGTTCAAAGAGCAATAAGAAGATTGGGATTATTGGACATAGCCGTGGCGGAGGCGATTCGCTGATTTTTTCTTCGAGACGAAAGGAAATCAATGCTGTTGCATTGTGGGCGCCTGTTGCGAATTTTAACAGATATTCAAGAAGACAAGAAGATCAATGGCGAAAAAATGGATTCTTTGAAGTTTTGAATACCAGAACAAATCAGTTGATGCGATTAAATGTATGCTTGCTCGATGATATCGAAAAGAATAAAGATGATTTATTAAACATTGAATTTGCAGCAAGAAACCTGAACAAACCATTGTTAATTATTCACGGCGAACAAGATTTATCAGTCAAAATAGAAGAGAGTGAACAAATTTACAACTGGTCGGATAAGAACTTGACAGAATTCTATAAAATAAAGGCTACAGGACATACTTTTGATGTTACACATCCTTTCGAGAAAAGTAATCCGAAGTTTGACTCTGTGCTTGAAAAGACTCTTAAATTTTTTAATCAACGCTTAAATTAA
- a CDS encoding acyl-CoA dehydrogenase, producing MDFTLSEDLRMLKELAREFTNSEIKPVAQKIDEEEKIPKELIQKLAEVGFFGTSFPEEFGGGGFGKVGYCVMMEEIARGCSSTATMIGAHQSIGTNAIFIGGSEELKKKYLPRLCSGEMIASFALTEPEAGSDTFNLKTEARKNGNKWILNGSKIWITNAGIANLFSVFARTEKGITGFAVEADTPGISIGPAEKKLGIKGSTTNSITFENVEVPDENMIGREGRGFIIAMKTLDGGRLTIGACCLGASRELLEISTNYAKHRKQFGEPISKFQAVQFMLAEMASKIYPMESIVYRCANDYDRGKDVSVDAAIVKLYASEAMSEVADKALQVHGGMGFSRELPMERYYRDARILRIFEGTTEIQKMIIGRHIIKSNGKI from the coding sequence ATGGATTTTACTCTATCTGAAGATTTACGAATGCTAAAAGAGCTTGCCCGCGAATTCACAAATAGTGAAATAAAACCAGTAGCTCAAAAAATTGATGAGGAAGAAAAGATACCAAAAGAACTAATTCAAAAACTCGCTGAGGTTGGATTTTTTGGGACTTCTTTTCCCGAAGAATTTGGTGGTGGTGGTTTTGGAAAAGTCGGTTATTGTGTTATGATGGAAGAAATCGCACGCGGCTGTTCTTCAACCGCAACAATGATCGGCGCGCATCAATCAATAGGAACAAATGCCATCTTTATTGGTGGTTCGGAAGAGTTAAAGAAAAAATATTTACCAAGACTTTGTTCCGGGGAAATGATAGCTTCCTTTGCATTAACTGAACCTGAAGCTGGCTCAGATACATTTAATCTTAAAACTGAAGCGAGAAAAAATGGTAATAAATGGATTTTAAATGGTTCTAAAATCTGGATTACAAATGCAGGAATCGCAAATTTATTCTCAGTATTTGCAAGAACAGAAAAAGGTATAACCGGATTTGCTGTGGAAGCTGATACACCGGGAATATCAATTGGTCCAGCAGAAAAAAAATTGGGAATAAAAGGAAGTACAACAAACTCAATTACATTTGAAAATGTTGAAGTTCCTGATGAAAATATGATCGGAAGAGAAGGACGTGGTTTTATAATCGCAATGAAAACACTTGACGGAGGAAGGTTGACAATTGGTGCTTGCTGTCTTGGAGCATCAAGAGAATTACTGGAAATTTCTACGAACTATGCAAAACATAGAAAACAATTTGGTGAACCGATTTCAAAATTCCAGGCAGTGCAGTTTATGCTGGCAGAAATGGCTTCAAAAATTTATCCAATGGAAAGTATTGTTTATAGATGCGCAAATGATTATGATAGAGGTAAAGATGTGTCAGTAGATGCCGCAATTGTTAAACTTTATGCATCTGAGGCAATGTCTGAAGTCGCCGATAAAGCTTTGCAGGTTCATGGTGGGATGGGTTTTTCCCGTGAACTTCCAATGGAAAGATATTATCGTGATGCCAGAATTTTAAGAATTTTTGAAGGGACGACTGAAATTCAGAAAATGATAATTGGACGACACATAATTAAATCAAACGGTAAAATTTAA
- a CDS encoding 1-(5-phosphoribosyl)-5-[(5-phosphoribosylamino)methylideneamino] imidazole-4-carboxamide isomerase, which yields MLQQKLLVIPSIDIKNGKCVRTVQGIPELDCYEYGNNPVEMAKIWRAENAKMIHVVDFDAAHEQSKRNYKVIEEICSSVVIPVEFAGGIRNIQDADEIIQTGIIRLAINTLAVENRKEFLKIFEKYGPSKIVISLDILGEELMVRGRSKKTGINFRTFTQEMVALGVNRFIVCDISRNGTHIGPNIQLSREIAELTKAKVTHAGGIRNKDELMDIQQLIPIGVDSAIVGRALYENRFPCQKLWRIAESGIFN from the coding sequence ATGTTACAGCAAAAACTTTTAGTAATTCCATCTATAGATATTAAAAATGGAAAGTGTGTCCGGACAGTTCAGGGTATTCCTGAACTTGACTGTTATGAATACGGGAATAATCCTGTTGAGATGGCAAAAATCTGGCGTGCTGAAAACGCAAAAATGATTCACGTTGTTGACTTTGATGCTGCACACGAACAGTCAAAAAGAAATTATAAAGTGATCGAAGAGATTTGTTCATCTGTGGTAATACCTGTAGAGTTTGCTGGCGGAATCAGAAATATTCAGGATGCAGATGAAATCATACAAACAGGAATTATCAGACTCGCAATTAATACTCTTGCTGTTGAAAACAGGAAGGAATTCTTAAAGATTTTCGAAAAGTATGGGCCCTCAAAAATCGTAATCTCTTTAGACATACTTGGCGAAGAATTAATGGTAAGAGGAAGAAGCAAAAAAACCGGAATCAATTTCAGAACTTTTACTCAGGAAATGGTTGCACTCGGTGTGAACAGGTTTATCGTTTGTGATATATCAAGAAACGGAACTCATATCGGACCAAATATTCAACTATCGCGGGAAATAGCAGAATTAACAAAAGCTAAGGTAACACATGCCGGTGGAATTAGAAACAAAGATGAGTTGATGGATATTCAACAGCTAATTCCAATTGGTGTTGATTCAGCTATTGTTGGACGAGCGTTATATGAGAATAGATTTCCGTGTCAAAAACTCTGGCGTATCGCTGAATCGGGAATTTTTAACTAA
- a CDS encoding cyclic nucleotide-binding domain-containing protein yields MTEEIKKPIHSSFWANIFRSPTESDELIASLKNIPLFKSLTKRDLSELLNLIHERTYVAGENIFYQGDPGIGLYLIREGEVQVNRESDNGNKIQLAVFQKGDFFGELALIDNDKRSASATAKTDTKLSVIFKPDLDEFIEKYPKKGVKILQGIAEITALRLRTLNEDYFALRTDKK; encoded by the coding sequence ATGACTGAAGAAATTAAAAAGCCAATACATAGCAGTTTTTGGGCAAACATTTTTCGTTCACCAACTGAATCCGATGAACTTATCGCCTCTCTAAAAAATATTCCTTTATTTAAATCATTAACTAAACGGGATCTTTCCGAACTTCTCAATTTAATTCATGAACGTACTTATGTGGCGGGCGAAAATATTTTCTATCAGGGTGACCCCGGAATCGGTCTGTATTTAATTCGCGAAGGTGAAGTTCAAGTCAATCGTGAAAGTGATAATGGAAATAAAATTCAATTAGCTGTTTTTCAAAAAGGAGATTTTTTTGGCGAACTTGCACTTATTGATAATGATAAGCGTTCGGCTTCAGCAACTGCAAAGACCGATACTAAACTCTCTGTAATCTTCAAACCCGACCTTGACGAGTTTATAGAAAAATATCCCAAAAAAGGAGTAAAAATTTTACAAGGGATTGCCGAGATTACAGCTTTGAGATTAAGAACTTTAAACGAAGATTATTTCGCTCTCAGAACAGATAAAAAGTAA
- a CDS encoding universal stress protein — protein sequence MESGIKKILVPIDFSDYSKSALRYAVNFSKNFKAEMILIYVVEPVIYPPDFSMGQIAIPSVKAEWDKRANQELDKLAKENIPDTVSFKTIIKTGKPFVEIVETANDLDVDLIIIATHGRTGIEHILFGSTAEKVVRKAPCPVLTLREPIKGFNYKDGMKKENGS from the coding sequence ATGGAATCTGGCATAAAAAAAATATTAGTTCCAATTGATTTTTCGGATTACTCAAAAAGTGCGCTGAGATATGCTGTCAACTTCAGCAAGAATTTTAAAGCTGAAATGATATTGATTTATGTTGTTGAACCGGTTATTTATCCACCTGACTTTAGTATGGGACAAATTGCTATCCCATCCGTAAAAGCTGAATGGGATAAAAGGGCAAATCAGGAACTGGATAAACTGGCTAAAGAAAATATTCCTGATACTGTCTCATTTAAAACGATCATCAAAACCGGAAAACCTTTTGTTGAGATAGTTGAAACTGCCAATGATCTTGATGTTGACTTGATTATTATTGCAACGCACGGTCGAACCGGAATTGAACATATTTTATTCGGTAGTACTGCAGAAAAAGTTGTTAGGAAAGCTCCCTGTCCTGTTTTAACATTGAGAGAGCCTATTAAAGGATTCAATTATAAAGATGGAATGAAAAAAGAAAACGGTAGTTAG
- a CDS encoding polyprenyl synthetase family protein, with protein sequence MFNNQLSEITQPIKNELDSFNEIFRESLRSNVGLVDLVARYIIRQKGKKIRPLLVLLSAKVCGGINERSYRGAVLVELLHTATLVHDDVVDHADKRRGLWSINKVFKNKVAVLMGDYLLSKGLLIAMEGKDFDFLEVITNTVKRMSEGELLQIQKTRKLDIDEETYFKVISDKTASLIETCCTIGAMSSSSDTSFVNAMSEFGKNLGMSFQIRDDILDYEGSLSVFGKRTGGDIKEKKITLPLIHSLKQVPANKAADIRKIIKNGKDKPNIDEVINFVRENKGIEYAIGKAHIYSQAAKDALKKLPDSQSKLALEALVDFAIDRKN encoded by the coding sequence GTGTTTAATAATCAGCTCTCCGAAATAACTCAACCTATAAAAAATGAATTGGATTCTTTTAATGAAATATTCAGAGAATCGCTTCGTTCTAATGTTGGATTGGTTGATCTTGTTGCGCGATATATCATTCGTCAAAAAGGGAAAAAAATACGTCCATTGCTCGTATTACTTTCCGCAAAAGTTTGTGGAGGAATTAATGAGCGTAGTTATCGCGGTGCAGTTTTAGTTGAATTGCTTCATACAGCAACTCTGGTTCATGATGATGTTGTTGATCATGCAGATAAACGCAGAGGACTCTGGTCAATAAATAAAGTTTTTAAAAATAAAGTTGCAGTTTTAATGGGTGACTACCTTCTTTCAAAAGGATTGTTGATCGCAATGGAAGGAAAAGATTTTGATTTTTTGGAAGTAATAACGAATACAGTAAAGCGAATGTCGGAAGGTGAACTGCTTCAGATTCAAAAAACCCGAAAGCTTGATATTGATGAAGAAACTTATTTTAAAGTTATATCCGATAAAACTGCATCACTGATTGAAACTTGCTGCACGATTGGTGCAATGAGTTCAAGTTCTGACACAAGTTTTGTCAATGCAATGTCAGAATTTGGAAAAAACCTTGGCATGTCATTTCAAATCCGGGATGATATTCTTGATTATGAAGGAAGTCTTTCTGTTTTTGGTAAAAGAACAGGCGGAGATATAAAAGAAAAAAAAATTACCTTACCATTGATCCATTCTTTGAAACAGGTACCTGCTAATAAAGCTGCTGATATCAGGAAAATAATTAAGAACGGAAAAGATAAACCGAATATTGATGAGGTAATTAATTTTGTAAGAGAGAATAAGGGAATTGAGTACGCAATCGGAAAGGCACATATTTATTCTCAGGCAGCAAAAGATGCTCTGAAAAAACTACCTGATTCTCAAAGCAAACTTGCTCTTGAAGCATTAGTTGATTTTGCTATTGATAGAAAGAATTGA
- the tatC gene encoding twin-arginine translocase subunit TatC: MSFLDHIEELRWRIIYALIGIVIFTIVAWIFIDPLIEIVLLKPARDANASLQNLRPFGQLFLYVQVAIVVGIIASLPNIFYQLWKFIAPALRKKERKNILWIVFFSSFCFLAGVAFAYFVMIPLAMKFAAQFGTAEIANEFAIDEYMSIIISVMLAAGVVFELPMISFFLSKLGILTPAFMRKYRRHAIVIILILSAFLTPGADPVSQIILAVPLVLLYEISIFISKISSKKSV; this comes from the coding sequence ATGTCATTTCTTGATCATATCGAAGAACTGCGCTGGAGAATCATTTATGCGCTAATCGGTATTGTTATTTTTACTATCGTCGCATGGATATTCATTGATCCTCTTATCGAAATTGTTTTGTTAAAACCTGCCCGTGATGCAAATGCTTCACTGCAAAATCTGAGACCCTTCGGACAATTATTTCTGTATGTGCAGGTTGCAATAGTTGTCGGAATCATCGCAAGTCTTCCGAATATATTTTATCAGCTTTGGAAATTTATTGCGCCGGCACTACGGAAGAAGGAGCGAAAAAACATTCTCTGGATAGTGTTCTTTTCCTCATTCTGTTTTTTAGCAGGCGTTGCTTTTGCATATTTTGTAATGATTCCTTTAGCGATGAAATTTGCAGCACAGTTTGGTACAGCAGAAATAGCAAATGAGTTTGCAATTGACGAATATATGTCGATCATCATCAGTGTTATGCTTGCAGCAGGTGTGGTATTTGAACTTCCGATGATTTCATTTTTCCTTTCAAAACTTGGAATATTAACTCCTGCTTTTATGCGTAAATACAGAAGACATGCTATTGTAATTATTCTTATTCTGTCAGCTTTTCTGACGCCTGGTGCAGATCCGGTTTCACAAATTATACTTGCAGTACCGTTGGTACTCTTATACGAAATAAGTATTTTTATATCAAAAATATCATCAAAGAAAAGTGTTTAA